The following proteins are co-located in the Apis mellifera strain DH4 linkage group LG11, Amel_HAv3.1, whole genome shotgun sequence genome:
- the LOC726594 gene encoding class E basic helix-loop-helix protein 23, with translation MRSYDGESSSTEDDDRREGLPEAHLQQGSWQRSASHPTWAWEHRTAHPLPPQSTASLESMYSLPGASHASVSAPPAGYSSEHPQSAPGRRTPLGAVGLGGFYFQQQPQPHASSSALSDENRPDQERPGASRLNCPPKSKTTRQGKSMRLNINARERRRMHDLNDALDELRSVIPYAHSPSVRKLSKIATLLLAKNYILMQGNALEELKRVIAVLQSPHAHTTALPPTPVSYDLLHGFPGKLFQGVPDMQGLPTTDPQSVTAGGPPTDGTVASGESN, from the exons ATGAGATCCTACGACGGTGAGAGCAGCTCTACGGAGGACGATGATAGAAGAGAGGGCCTTCCAGAGGCGCACTTGCAGCAAGGATCCTGGCAACGTTCGGCTTCCCACCCTACGTGGGCTTGGGAACATCGTACCGCT CATCCATTACCACCGCAATCAACCGCATCGCTCGAATCCATGTACTCGTTACCAGGGGCGTCTCACGCCAGCGTTTCCGCTCCTCCAGCTGGCTACTCGTCCGAGCACCCTCAGAGCGCACCTGGAAGAAGAACTCCCTTGGGTGCCGTCGGCCTCGGCGGTTTCTATTTTCAGCAACAGCCCCAACCGCACGCTTCGTCGAGTGCCCTTTCCGATGAAAACAGGCCGGACCAGGAGAG ACCCGGAGCGTCGAGACTGAACTGCCCGCCAAAATCGAAGACCACGCGTCAAGGGAAAAGCATGCGGCTAAACATAAACGCAAGAGAGCGTAGAAGGATGCACGACTTAAACGATGCCCTCGACGAACTTCGATCCGTTATCCCTTACGCCCATAGTCCGTCCGTAAGAAAATTGTCCAAGATTGCCACTCTCCTCCtggcaaaaaattatattctcatgCAAG GGAACGCTTTGGAAGAACTGAAAAGAGTGATAGCGGTTTTGCAGTCGCCTCACGCTCACACCACAGCTTTGCCACCCACGCCCGTTTCTTACGATTTGCTGCACGGATTCCCAGGCAAGTTGTTCCAAGGTGTGCCGGATATGCAAGGACTTCCCACGACAGATCCTCAAAGCGTGACGGCAGGCGGTCCTCCGACCGATGGCACTGTGGCCAGTGGAGAATCGAATTAG